Proteins encoded in a region of the Flavobacterium sp. MDT1-60 genome:
- a CDS encoding Lrp/AsnC family transcriptional regulator, translating into MALDEIDKKILRLLQENAHYTLKDIANKINLSLTPVHDRVKRLEKEGVIEKYVSILNKKKLGNNLTVYCQVTLTKQTYDTSEGFNQSILNLPEVVECNYVSGNFDYMLKIIIPDMESYHHFHQKKLSILPEVSLINTVFVISEVKSTTVLPI; encoded by the coding sequence ATGGCTTTAGATGAAATTGACAAAAAAATCCTACGACTTTTACAGGAAAATGCCCATTATACTTTAAAGGACATTGCAAATAAAATTAATCTGTCCCTCACGCCGGTTCATGACAGGGTTAAACGTCTTGAGAAAGAGGGAGTTATAGAGAAGTATGTTTCGATTTTAAACAAGAAAAAACTCGGAAATAATCTAACAGTTTACTGTCAGGTTACCTTAACGAAACAGACGTACGATACTTCGGAAGGGTTTAATCAATCGATTCTTAATTTGCCTGAAGTAGTTGAATGTAATTATGTTTCTGGAAATTTCGACTATATGCTTAAAATCATTATTCCGGATATGGAAAGCTATCACCATTTTCATCAAAAAAAATTATCGATCTTGCCTGAAGTTTCCCTGATTAATACCGTTTTTGTAATTTCTGAAGTAAAAAGTACTACAGTTCTTCCAATTTAG
- a CDS encoding glyceraldehyde-3-phosphate dehydrogenase, which translates to MSKKSLYQKEVSLQVDRRRAGVELIKVISDLWYDKSIEMVLFKNQLLDKNVSDIINLHQYAAEFVGKPISVFDSVEIAKVILSLDFPPAKLDLGKLTYEYLLEEEKYPDARYFVMDKLKKAKSTKEIQPKDVVLYGFGRIGRLLARELMSKTGKGNQLRLRAIVTRDKNDASILEKRASLLRYDSIHGDFQGSVIADPKNNALIINGTTVHIINANTPEEIDYTQYGINDALVIDNTGAFTTEETLKRHLTSNGASKVLLTAPGKGIPNIVHGVNHNEYNPDETNIFSAASCTTNAITPILKVIEDTLGVAKGHLETIHAYTNDQNLVDNMHKKYRRGRAAALNMVITETGAGTAVAKAIPSLEGKLTSNAIRVPVPNGSLVVLNLEVKKATSIAAINKIMKKYALEGELVEQIKYSLNNELVSSDIVGTSAPSIYDSNATIVSKDGKNIVLYIWYDNEYGYSHQVIRLAKYIAKVRRFTYY; encoded by the coding sequence ATGAGTAAAAAATCTTTGTACCAAAAAGAGGTATCATTACAAGTCGACCGAAGAAGAGCTGGTGTCGAATTAATAAAAGTCATAAGCGATTTATGGTATGACAAATCCATCGAAATGGTTTTATTCAAAAACCAATTATTAGATAAAAATGTCAGTGACATAATCAATTTACATCAATATGCAGCTGAATTCGTGGGTAAACCTATTAGTGTTTTTGATTCTGTTGAAATTGCAAAAGTAATTTTGTCTTTAGATTTTCCACCTGCAAAATTAGATTTAGGAAAACTTACATACGAATATCTTTTAGAAGAAGAAAAATATCCGGATGCAAGATATTTTGTGATGGACAAGTTAAAAAAAGCGAAATCAACAAAAGAAATCCAACCAAAAGATGTTGTATTATATGGCTTTGGAAGAATTGGACGTTTGTTAGCCAGAGAATTAATGTCAAAAACCGGAAAAGGAAACCAATTGCGTTTGAGAGCAATTGTAACCCGTGACAAAAATGATGCGTCAATTTTAGAGAAACGAGCTTCTCTATTGCGTTACGACTCAATTCATGGAGATTTTCAAGGATCTGTAATTGCTGATCCAAAAAATAATGCTTTAATCATAAACGGAACTACTGTTCACATTATAAATGCCAATACTCCGGAAGAAATAGACTATACACAGTACGGAATTAATGATGCATTAGTTATTGACAATACCGGCGCCTTTACAACTGAGGAAACGCTAAAAAGGCACCTAACTTCAAATGGTGCTAGTAAAGTTTTATTGACTGCGCCTGGAAAAGGAATTCCAAATATTGTTCACGGTGTTAATCACAACGAATATAATCCGGACGAAACCAATATTTTTTCTGCAGCTTCATGCACTACAAATGCTATAACGCCAATTTTAAAAGTTATTGAAGATACCTTAGGAGTTGCAAAAGGTCATTTAGAAACTATTCATGCGTATACAAATGATCAGAATCTGGTTGATAACATGCATAAAAAATATCGTCGCGGAAGAGCTGCTGCCTTAAATATGGTTATTACAGAAACTGGTGCCGGAACAGCAGTTGCAAAAGCAATTCCATCTCTTGAAGGAAAATTAACCTCAAATGCTATTAGAGTTCCCGTTCCAAACGGATCGTTAGTGGTATTAAACTTAGAAGTTAAAAAAGCTACCTCTATAGCAGCAATCAATAAAATAATGAAAAAATACGCTTTAGAAGGAGAACTTGTAGAGCAAATCAAATATTCTTTAAATAATGAGTTAGTTTCTTCTGATATAGTAGGAACTTCTGCTCCATCGATTTATGATAGCAACGCAACAATTGTTTCTAAAGATGGTAAAAACATTGTTTTATATATTTGGTATGATAACGAATACGGATACAGTCACCAGGTAATTCGCTTAGCAAAATACATCGCTAAAGTTAGACGTTTTACTTATTATTAA
- a CDS encoding S1C family serine protease yields MKRFSTLFLVSLLSGATTLSAYKLLFDGNNSFFGRENSVVTLAPNSFGRNVALSAETVDFTAAADKTIHTVVHVKNVSRRTISNPMMEFFYGYGGQQQQEQVGTGSGVIISEDGYIVTNNHVIKDASEIEITLNNKKSYTAKLIGTDSKMDIALLKINADEKLPYTAFANSDNVKIGEWVLAVGNPYNLTSTVTAGIVSAKARNLDTSGIQSFIQTDAAVNPGNSGGALVNTRGELIGINTMISSMTGSYVGYSFAVPSNIARKIIEDIMEFGNVQRGILGVEGGELNSTASKELGVTQTQGFYISKVSKNSGAEKAGLTKGDIIVKLDDQNIATYADLSGYINTKRPNDVVKVTYMKNGQTRTVPVTLSKNEFFSTEFKGIELENIDAADKKKFRIDYGVKIKNITNDNLMQYQNELQGNIILSIDNIKATNVETVSKLLSKKDEGQSVRIEMINKNGEIFRIII; encoded by the coding sequence ATGAAAAGATTTTCAACCTTATTTTTAGTGTCATTACTAAGTGGTGCTACTACACTTAGTGCTTACAAATTATTATTTGATGGCAACAATTCTTTTTTTGGAAGAGAAAATTCTGTTGTTACGCTCGCTCCCAATTCATTTGGCAGAAATGTTGCATTATCTGCTGAAACAGTTGATTTTACTGCTGCTGCAGATAAAACAATCCATACGGTTGTTCACGTAAAGAATGTTTCGAGAAGAACAATCAGTAATCCGATGATGGAATTTTTCTATGGATATGGTGGCCAACAACAGCAGGAACAAGTAGGAACTGGTTCTGGTGTTATTATTTCTGAAGATGGATATATAGTGACAAATAATCACGTAATTAAAGATGCTTCTGAAATTGAAATCACCTTAAACAACAAGAAATCATATACGGCAAAATTGATTGGTACCGATTCAAAAATGGACATTGCCTTACTGAAAATCAATGCTGATGAAAAACTACCTTATACCGCTTTTGCAAATTCTGACAATGTAAAAATTGGCGAATGGGTTTTAGCTGTCGGAAATCCATATAACCTAACATCAACTGTAACTGCCGGAATCGTTTCGGCGAAAGCCAGAAATTTAGATACAAGCGGAATCCAGTCTTTCATTCAGACTGATGCAGCGGTGAATCCAGGAAATAGTGGTGGTGCGTTAGTAAACACCCGAGGAGAATTAATTGGAATCAACACTATGATTTCTTCAATGACTGGTTCTTACGTTGGATATTCATTTGCCGTTCCGTCTAATATTGCAAGAAAAATCATTGAAGACATCATGGAATTCGGTAATGTTCAAAGAGGAATTTTAGGTGTCGAAGGAGGTGAATTAAACAGCACAGCCTCAAAAGAATTAGGCGTAACTCAAACGCAAGGGTTTTATATTAGCAAAGTTTCTAAAAATTCCGGAGCCGAAAAAGCGGGTCTTACAAAAGGTGACATTATCGTAAAACTGGATGATCAAAACATTGCAACTTATGCTGATCTTTCAGGTTATATTAACACGAAACGACCAAATGATGTTGTGAAAGTTACTTATATGAAAAATGGACAAACCAGAACTGTTCCGGTCACTTTAAGTAAAAATGAATTTTTCAGTACGGAGTTTAAAGGAATAGAACTAGAAAATATTGATGCAGCTGATAAAAAGAAATTCAGAATTGATTATGGTGTAAAAATTAAAAACATAACCAATGACAATTTAATGCAATATCAAAATGAATTGCAAGGAAATATTATTTTAAGCATTGATAATATAAAAGCAACAAATGTTGAAACCGTTTCGAAACTTTTAAGTAAAAAAGACGAAGGACAAAGTGTCCGTATCGAAATGATAAACAAAAATGGAGAAATCTTTAGAATAATTATTTAG
- the dapF gene encoding diaminopimelate epimerase: MQIEFYKYQGTGNDFVMIDNRTNFFPKEDIQLIERLCERRFGIGADGLILLENDSDTDFRMVYYNSDGNQSSMCGNGGRCLVAFANQLGVINNQAIFMATDGLHHASVGDDAIVSLQMIDVDEIQKKDSYTFLNTGSPHHVQIVDDLRQYNVKENGAAIRYGELYGEKGSNVNFVKKIDDDTFSLRTYERGVEDETLACGTGATAVAIAMNAIGETDKTSINLNVEGGKLVVSFDKVGDHFTNVFLTGPAKFVFKGTIEI, from the coding sequence ATGCAAATAGAATTTTATAAATATCAGGGTACAGGGAATGATTTTGTAATGATTGACAATCGTACTAATTTTTTTCCAAAAGAAGATATTCAACTAATAGAACGTTTATGCGAAAGACGATTTGGTATTGGAGCAGACGGACTTATCTTACTTGAGAATGATTCAGATACTGATTTCAGAATGGTTTATTATAATTCCGACGGGAACCAAAGTTCGATGTGTGGAAATGGCGGCCGTTGTCTGGTAGCTTTTGCAAATCAATTAGGAGTGATTAATAATCAGGCAATTTTTATGGCAACAGATGGGTTGCATCACGCTTCTGTTGGAGATGATGCCATTGTTTCTTTGCAAATGATTGATGTTGATGAAATACAAAAGAAAGACTCTTACACTTTTTTAAATACTGGTTCGCCACATCATGTCCAAATTGTTGACGATTTGAGACAATACAATGTAAAAGAAAATGGTGCTGCAATTCGTTACGGAGAATTATATGGAGAAAAAGGAAGCAATGTCAATTTTGTAAAGAAAATTGACGATGATACTTTTTCACTCCGTACCTACGAAAGAGGTGTTGAAGATGAAACTTTGGCTTGTGGAACCGGAGCAACAGCTGTTGCAATTGCAATGAATGCGATTGGTGAAACTGATAAAACTTCAATTAATTTAAATGTTGAAGGAGGAAAATTGGTTGTTTCTTTTGATAAAGTTGGAGATCATTTCACTAATGTTTTCTTGACGGGACCAGCAAAATTTGTTTTTAAAGGAACAATAGAAATATAA
- a CDS encoding GNAT family N-acetyltransferase, which translates to MITLKGENIYLRALEPNDLEFVYAMENDQNIWEVSNTYTPYSRFLVRQYLENAHQDIYEAKQLRLAICQDEDFPAIGLIDLFEFDPKNNKAGVGIVIQKDENKRQNIGSEALELLIKYAFFNLNLHQLYANISVENVASIALFTKFGFEKIGIKKDWILLNNHYQDEAMYQLINKQI; encoded by the coding sequence ATGATCACACTCAAAGGAGAAAATATCTATCTGCGTGCATTAGAGCCTAATGATTTAGAGTTTGTGTACGCGATGGAAAATGATCAAAACATTTGGGAAGTTAGCAATACTTATACTCCATATAGCCGTTTTCTGGTTCGTCAATATCTAGAAAATGCACATCAGGATATTTATGAAGCAAAGCAACTACGATTGGCGATTTGTCAGGATGAAGATTTTCCTGCTATTGGATTGATTGATTTATTTGAATTTGATCCGAAGAATAATAAAGCAGGTGTTGGAATCGTTATCCAAAAGGATGAAAATAAAAGACAAAATATTGGTTCTGAAGCATTAGAACTTTTAATTAAATATGCGTTTTTTAATTTAAATTTACATCAGCTCTACGCAAATATTAGTGTCGAAAATGTAGCAAGTATAGCTCTTTTTACTAAATTTGGTTTTGAGAAAATAGGAATTAAAAAAGATTGGATTTTGCTGAATAACCACTATCAAGACGAAGCAATGTACCAGTTAATTAACAAACAAATTTAA
- the mltG gene encoding endolytic transglycosylase MltG → MSLKKIITITAVAVISVLMIYGFILISRIFSANTKFEEKELYVYVPTGANYTDVKKILEPYIKNFENFEMVANKRSYPENVKPGRFLLKKDMNNIDLVRAMRSNVPVKLAFNNQERLENFAGRVGSEIEADSLSLMKAIKDSTFMAANGFNEDNVFAMFIPNTYEVYWNTSAEKFRDKMIKEYHNFWTDKRIAEAKEQGLTPVQATILASIVHKESVKKDERPRIAGVYLNRLRLAMPLQADPTVIYALKLRDNNFDQVIKRVFYNDLVMKSPYNTYVNIGLPPGPIAMPDITALEAVLNPEKNDYIYFCASVERFGYHEFASTLAEHNVNAKKYSDWIASQGVTR, encoded by the coding sequence TTGAGCTTAAAAAAAATTATCACGATAACTGCTGTAGCCGTAATTTCAGTTTTAATGATTTACGGATTTATTTTGATCAGCAGAATTTTTAGCGCCAACACAAAATTTGAGGAAAAAGAACTTTATGTTTATGTTCCAACCGGTGCAAATTATACCGATGTTAAAAAGATATTAGAACCTTATATCAAGAATTTCGAAAACTTCGAGATGGTAGCCAATAAGAGAAGCTATCCTGAAAATGTAAAACCAGGTCGTTTTTTGCTTAAAAAAGACATGAATAATATCGATTTGGTTCGTGCAATGCGTTCTAATGTGCCAGTTAAATTAGCTTTCAATAATCAGGAACGTTTAGAGAATTTTGCCGGAAGAGTGGGTTCTGAAATCGAAGCCGATAGTTTATCTTTAATGAAAGCGATTAAAGATTCGACTTTCATGGCTGCTAATGGTTTTAATGAAGACAATGTATTCGCCATGTTTATTCCAAATACTTACGAAGTATATTGGAATACTTCTGCAGAGAAATTCCGTGATAAAATGATCAAGGAATACCACAATTTTTGGACAGATAAAAGAATTGCAGAGGCTAAAGAACAAGGTTTAACACCTGTTCAGGCAACAATCTTAGCTTCAATAGTTCATAAAGAATCAGTAAAAAAAGACGAGAGACCTAGAATTGCAGGTGTATATTTAAACCGTTTGCGTTTAGCAATGCCGTTGCAAGCAGATCCAACTGTGATTTATGCCTTAAAATTAAGAGACAATAATTTTGATCAGGTTATCAAAAGAGTTTTTTATAATGATTTGGTTATGAAGTCTCCCTACAATACTTATGTGAATATAGGACTTCCTCCAGGACCAATTGCAATGCCTGATATTACGGCTCTTGAAGCTGTTTTGAATCCTGAAAAAAATGATTATATCTATTTTTGTGCTAGTGTAGAGCGTTTTGGATATCATGAGTTTGCTTCAACGTTAGCAGAGCACAATGTAAATGCAAAAAAATATTCAGACTGGATCGCTAGCCAAGGAGTAACGAGATAG
- a CDS encoding peptidoglycan-binding protein LysM has protein sequence MIKKWYFYASLVVIITFLTLGFKPFNLETKPWFLIEKTDGSEYLFPSIDKDDYPESNKLNVPYTGNHLIGFKEAVAFKESQGKYRLVNSLGYMGKYQFGPQALRSIGVRSGKAFLKDPALQEKAFVALLSKNKWILRNEIERYEGKIINGVAITESGILAAAHLGGAGSVKNFFKNKGNRYFRDAYGTSLRSYMKAFGGYDLSYIEADSNATIND, from the coding sequence ATGATAAAGAAATGGTATTTTTATGCGAGTTTAGTCGTTATTATTACATTTTTAACTTTGGGTTTTAAACCCTTTAATCTGGAAACCAAACCTTGGTTTTTAATAGAAAAAACAGATGGATCAGAGTACTTATTTCCATCGATAGATAAGGATGATTATCCTGAATCAAACAAATTAAACGTCCCATACACGGGAAATCATCTAATCGGTTTTAAAGAAGCAGTTGCTTTTAAAGAGTCTCAGGGAAAATACCGTTTGGTAAATTCACTTGGCTATATGGGGAAATACCAGTTTGGTCCTCAGGCATTGAGATCGATTGGTGTTCGTAGTGGCAAAGCTTTTTTAAAAGATCCCGCCTTACAAGAAAAAGCATTTGTTGCGCTATTATCCAAAAATAAATGGATTTTGCGTAACGAAATTGAAAGGTATGAAGGGAAAATCATTAACGGTGTTGCAATTACCGAATCCGGAATTTTAGCCGCAGCACACCTTGGTGGTGCAGGATCAGTAAAAAACTTCTTTAAAAATAAGGGAAACAGGTATTTTAGAGATGCTTACGGAACTTCATTAAGAAGTTATATGAAAGCCTTTGGCGGTTACGATCTCTCTTATATTGAAGCAGATAGTAACGCTACGATAAACGACTAA
- the scpA gene encoding methylmalonyl-CoA mutase yields the protein MIRKDLKHITLDFKSEKLDELTHNSEPTTQNFVTAEGIELKKNYSEKDIEDLEFLDFGAGFAPNLRGPYATMYVRRPWTIRQYAGFSTAEESNAFYRRNLAAGQKGLSIAFDLPTHRGYDSDHERVVGDVGKAGVAIDSVEDMKVLFDQIPLDEMSVSMTMNGAVLPIMAFYIVAAEEQGVAIGKLSGTIQNDILKEFMVRNTYIYPPSPSMKIIADIFEFTSKKMPKFNSISISGYHMQEAGATADIELAYTLADGLEYIRTGLSTGMTIDDFAPRLSFFWAIGMNHFMEIAKMRAGRMIWAKLVQQFNPKSDKSLALRTHCQTSGWSLTEQDPFNNVARTCIEATAAAFGGTQSLHTNALDEAIALPTDFSARIARNTQIFLQEETKITKTVDPWAGSYYVESLTNEILESTWKLIEEVEELGGMTKAIEAGIPKLRIEEAAARKQARIDSGQDIIVGVNQFRLEKEDPLHILDVDNQMVRKQQIERLEEIKAKRDTEKVNQSLEKLIHCAKTGQGNLLEIATEAARERATLGEISDALESVFGRYKAQIKSFSGVYSAAIKNDENFEKAKQLADAFAKQEGRRPRIMIAKMGQDGHDRGAKVVATGYADVGFDVDIGPLFQTPAEAAKQAVENDVHILGVSSLAAGHKTLVPQVIEELKKHGREDIMVIVGGVIPAQDYQYLFDAGAVAIFGPGTKISEAAIKILEILID from the coding sequence ATGATAAGAAAAGACCTTAAACATATAACGTTAGATTTTAAAAGTGAGAAGTTAGACGAACTGACGCATAACTCAGAACCTACAACTCAAAACTTCGTCACAGCCGAAGGAATCGAACTTAAAAAAAACTATTCCGAAAAAGATATAGAAGATTTAGAGTTCTTGGATTTTGGAGCCGGTTTTGCGCCGAATTTAAGGGGACCATATGCCACAATGTACGTTCGTCGTCCGTGGACCATTAGACAATACGCAGGATTTTCGACTGCAGAAGAAAGTAATGCCTTTTACAGAAGAAATTTAGCTGCAGGACAAAAAGGATTATCAATTGCTTTTGATTTACCAACACATCGCGGTTATGATTCAGATCATGAAAGAGTTGTCGGAGATGTTGGAAAAGCTGGTGTTGCAATTGATTCTGTCGAAGACATGAAAGTACTTTTCGACCAGATTCCGTTAGATGAAATGTCAGTTTCAATGACTATGAATGGTGCTGTTTTGCCCATTATGGCATTTTATATAGTAGCGGCTGAAGAACAAGGTGTTGCCATCGGGAAATTATCCGGAACTATTCAGAATGATATTTTGAAAGAGTTTATGGTGCGAAACACCTATATCTATCCTCCTAGTCCTTCGATGAAAATTATTGCTGATATTTTTGAATTTACGAGTAAAAAAATGCCTAAATTCAATTCTATTTCCATTTCCGGATATCATATGCAGGAAGCTGGTGCGACTGCCGACATTGAATTGGCCTATACTTTAGCTGATGGTTTAGAATACATTAGAACCGGACTATCAACCGGGATGACTATTGATGACTTTGCCCCCCGCCTTTCTTTCTTTTGGGCTATCGGCATGAATCATTTTATGGAAATAGCCAAAATGAGAGCCGGAAGAATGATTTGGGCAAAATTAGTACAGCAGTTTAATCCAAAAAGTGATAAATCTTTGGCACTAAGAACACATTGCCAAACAAGTGGATGGAGTTTGACAGAGCAGGATCCTTTTAATAATGTAGCCCGAACTTGTATTGAAGCAACTGCTGCTGCCTTTGGGGGGACACAATCTTTACATACCAATGCACTTGATGAAGCGATTGCTTTGCCAACCGATTTCTCTGCAAGAATTGCACGTAATACACAAATCTTTTTACAAGAAGAAACGAAAATCACCAAAACAGTTGATCCCTGGGCCGGAAGTTATTATGTTGAAAGCCTGACGAATGAGATCTTAGAAAGTACATGGAAACTTATCGAAGAAGTTGAAGAATTAGGCGGAATGACAAAAGCTATCGAAGCCGGAATTCCAAAACTTAGGATTGAAGAAGCTGCAGCAAGAAAGCAAGCACGAATTGACAGCGGACAAGATATTATTGTTGGTGTAAATCAATTTAGATTAGAAAAAGAAGATCCGTTGCATATTTTGGATGTTGACAACCAAATGGTTCGTAAACAACAAATTGAACGTCTTGAAGAAATAAAAGCAAAAAGAGATACTGAAAAAGTAAATCAATCACTGGAAAAATTAATTCATTGTGCTAAAACCGGACAAGGAAACTTATTGGAAATCGCAACCGAAGCGGCTCGAGAAAGAGCAACATTAGGGGAAATTAGCGATGCTCTGGAAAGTGTTTTTGGCAGATACAAAGCACAAATTAAATCCTTTAGCGGTGTGTATAGTGCAGCAATAAAAAATGACGAAAATTTTGAAAAGGCAAAACAATTAGCAGATGCCTTTGCAAAACAAGAAGGAAGACGTCCCAGAATTATGATTGCCAAAATGGGACAAGACGGACACGATCGCGGTGCAAAAGTAGTTGCAACCGGTTATGCTGATGTAGGCTTTGATGTTGATATTGGCCCTCTTTTTCAAACTCCTGCTGAAGCCGCTAAACAAGCTGTTGAAAATGATGTCCATATATTAGGAGTTTCTTCTTTAGCTGCCGGACATAAAACGTTGGTTCCGCAAGTTATTGAAGAACTAAAAAAACACGGCCGAGAAGACATTATGGTAATTGTAGGCGGTGTTATACCGGCACAAGACTATCAATATCTCTTTGATGCAGGTGCAGTTGCCATTTTTGGACCAGGGACAAAGATTAGTGAAGCAGCAATTAAAATTTTAGAAATATTAATTGATTAA
- a CDS encoding methylmalonyl-CoA mutase subunit beta: MTSTLFDDFNPISSKQWKQKIQFELDGAEYNQTVIWNSPEDIQVKPFYHRDEFSKAATVKTEASNFKICQNIFVYDIEKSIQRAINTIERGAESLRFTIENEKIDIQKLLENLPLENRIVYFNLNFISIDFVKKLDTISIQKKAVFYCNIDPIGHFAREGNWFPTSDKNNFETIENIAKATTNLSLVSIDLGLYQNAGANIIQQIAYSLAHANEYLNRLLNITKPFVFQVSVGTNYFFEIAKLRALRMLFKLIAEEYNPEIECHLLVTPTKRNKTIYDYNVNMLRTTTECMSAILGGADAVANLPYDALYHKDNEFGDRIARNQLLVLKHESYFDKVDNPADGSYYIESLTMQLAEKSLALFKDIEANGGFLKLLNDGTIKKKIQESATKEQELFDSKKEVLLGTNKYPNKEDKMKHDLELFPFVKIKPRKTLITPIIEKRLAEKLEQERLELE, from the coding sequence ATGACCAGTACCCTATTCGACGATTTTAATCCGATTTCATCCAAGCAATGGAAACAAAAAATTCAGTTTGAATTAGATGGAGCCGAATACAATCAAACTGTAATTTGGAATTCTCCCGAAGATATTCAGGTAAAGCCTTTTTATCACAGAGATGAATTTTCAAAAGCAGCAACTGTAAAAACTGAGGCTTCGAATTTTAAAATCTGTCAAAATATTTTTGTTTATGATATCGAGAAATCGATTCAAAGAGCTATTAATACTATTGAAAGAGGAGCAGAAAGTTTGCGTTTTACGATTGAAAACGAAAAAATAGATATTCAAAAATTATTAGAAAATCTTCCTTTAGAAAACCGAATCGTTTACTTTAATTTAAATTTTATTTCAATCGATTTCGTAAAAAAACTAGACACAATTTCGATTCAGAAAAAAGCTGTCTTTTACTGTAATATTGATCCAATTGGTCATTTTGCACGAGAAGGAAATTGGTTTCCAACATCAGATAAAAATAATTTTGAAACGATCGAAAATATTGCAAAAGCAACTACAAATCTTTCTTTAGTAAGTATCGATTTAGGTTTATATCAAAATGCCGGTGCGAATATTATACAGCAAATTGCATACAGTTTAGCACATGCAAATGAATACTTAAATCGGTTACTAAATATTACCAAGCCATTCGTTTTTCAGGTTTCTGTGGGAACAAACTATTTCTTTGAAATTGCAAAACTTCGTGCATTACGAATGCTTTTCAAATTAATTGCCGAAGAATATAATCCTGAAATTGAATGTCATTTATTGGTTACGCCAACAAAACGTAATAAAACGATTTACGATTACAATGTCAATATGCTTCGTACAACAACCGAATGTATGTCAGCTATTTTAGGAGGTGCTGATGCTGTCGCAAATTTACCTTACGATGCTTTATATCATAAAGACAATGAATTTGGAGACCGAATAGCCAGAAATCAATTGCTGGTTTTAAAACACGAAAGTTATTTCGACAAAGTAGATAATCCTGCCGATGGAAGTTATTATATTGAAAGTTTAACGATGCAACTGGCTGAAAAAAGTTTGGCTTTATTTAAAGATATTGAAGCAAATGGAGGTTTTCTGAAACTTTTGAACGATGGAACCATCAAAAAGAAAATTCAGGAAAGTGCGACAAAAGAACAGGAGTTGTTCGATTCAAAAAAAGAAGTTTTACTAGGGACGAATAAATATCCAAACAAAGAAGACAAAATGAAACATGATTTAGAGTTGTTTCCTTTTGTAAAAATAAAACCAAGAAAAACATTAATTACACCCATAATAGAAAAAAGATTAGCTGAAAAATTAGAGCAGGAACGATTAGAACTTGAATAA
- a CDS encoding septum formation initiator family protein — MKNPYKDKSWFKFLGNKYVWVLLFFVIWMLFLDNYSYFDHRFLDGQINELQDNKKYYQEEIKKDQEQIKQLKNPEQIEKYAREKYFMKKDSEDIYIIQFEGDTIQEKE, encoded by the coding sequence ATGAAAAATCCATATAAAGACAAATCATGGTTCAAATTCCTGGGCAATAAATATGTTTGGGTGTTGCTGTTTTTTGTTATTTGGATGTTATTTTTAGACAATTACTCTTATTTTGATCATCGCTTTTTAGATGGGCAAATCAATGAATTACAAGACAATAAAAAATATTATCAGGAAGAAATAAAGAAAGATCAGGAACAGATCAAGCAACTTAAAAATCCTGAACAAATAGAAAAATATGCTCGCGAAAAGTACTTTATGAAAAAAGACAGCGAAGATATTTACATCATCCAATTTGAAGGAGATACTATTCAAGAAAAAGAATAA